One part of the Priestia aryabhattai genome encodes these proteins:
- a CDS encoding IS3 family transposase — AYILYYNHLRIKEKLKGLTPVEYRIQSSLAA, encoded by the coding sequence GCCTATATCCTATATTACAACCATCTACGAATAAAAGAAAAATTAAAAGGATTGACCCCTGTAGAATACAGAATTCAATCCTCATTAGCTGCCTAA
- a CDS encoding DUF2642 domain-containing protein yields the protein MSNVMTLLGKQIEVQISRKDLFEGLLIDFGQDILVLFNGQHFVYIPLLHIHNIKPSNKKNQIIDSPTEQSFTEEIESISYRKVLINAKGMFIEIYTTGNISFHGYILNVLNDYLIFYSPVYKIIFIPLNHVKWLTPYNHNVTPYALDNKALPVKPSNISFSRTLEEQLKKLEGELVLFDGGKDLMKVGLLKGIENNLIELVIANGETIFLKLNHIKSVHLP from the coding sequence ATGAGTAATGTTATGACATTACTAGGAAAACAAATTGAAGTACAAATCTCACGAAAAGACTTGTTTGAAGGGTTACTCATCGATTTTGGTCAAGATATTCTTGTATTATTTAATGGTCAACACTTTGTTTATATTCCATTGCTGCATATTCATAATATCAAGCCTAGTAACAAAAAAAACCAAATAATCGATAGCCCAACTGAACAATCCTTTACGGAAGAAATTGAATCTATTTCTTATCGTAAAGTTCTAATTAACGCAAAAGGAATGTTTATTGAAATTTATACAACAGGAAACATATCGTTTCATGGATATATTTTAAATGTCTTAAATGATTACCTTATCTTTTACTCACCTGTATATAAAATTATATTTATCCCCTTAAATCATGTGAAATGGCTTACCCCATACAATCATAATGTCACCCCTTATGCTCTTGATAACAAAGCTTTACCTGTTAAACCATCTAATATTAGCTTTAGCCGAACGTTAGAGGAACAACTGAAAAAATTAGAAGGAGAGCTAGTTCTATTTGATGGAGGAAAAGATCTAATGAAAGTAGGTTTACTAAAAGGGATAGAGAATAACCTAATTGAATTAGTCATTGCAAATGGAGAAACCATATTTTTAAAACTAAATCATATTAAGTCCGTACATTTACCATAA
- a CDS encoding IS6 family transposase codes for MKKQNLFKWKHYQPDLILLTVRWYLRYNLSFRDIVEMMEERGLSIAHTTIMRWVHQYGPELDERVRRHLKLINDFWRVDETYIKVKGQWMYLYRAVDSKGNTIDFYLSKTRDHKAAKRFFKKAMRSFHVSMPRVITVDKNPAYPVAIEELKKEKKMPVGIQIRRIKYLNNIVEQDHRFIKKRVRSMLGFKSFRTATYILSGIEVMHMLKKKQVYQEVKSAQSRKEFIHQLFGLAS; via the coding sequence ATGAAAAAGCAAAATCTATTCAAATGGAAACATTATCAACCTGACCTTATTTTATTAACCGTGAGATGGTACCTACGGTACAATCTCAGTTTTCGTGATATAGTAGAAATGATGGAAGAACGCGGATTATCGATTGCTCATACAACGATTATGCGTTGGGTTCATCAGTATGGTCCTGAACTAGATGAACGAGTACGGCGTCACCTTAAGCTAATCAATGATTTCTGGAGAGTGGATGAAACGTATATTAAGGTAAAAGGTCAATGGATGTACCTATATCGTGCCGTTGATTCAAAAGGAAATACGATTGATTTTTATTTAAGCAAAACAAGAGATCATAAGGCTGCAAAACGCTTTTTCAAGAAAGCTATGCGGTCTTTTCATGTTTCAATGCCCCGTGTCATAACAGTCGATAAGAATCCGGCCTATCCTGTGGCTATTGAAGAGTTGAAGAAAGAGAAAAAGATGCCCGTAGGCATCCAAATAAGGCGGATAAAATATCTAAATAACATCGTGGAACAAGATCACCGTTTTATTAAGAAGCGTGTTCGTTCGATGTTAGGGTTCAAATCATTTCGTACAGCCACTTACATACTGAGTGGCATAGAAGTCATGCATATGCTGAAAAAGAAGCAAGTTTACCAAGAGGTGAAGTCTGCCCAAAGTAGAAAAGAATTCATCCATCAACTGTTTGGGTTAGCCTCCTAA
- a CDS encoding arsenic transporter: MNFEIGMTIFVFIMTMSIIFWRPKGINEAWPASIGALIILLMGVVSRGDIVDIISKIGGASITIMATIVMAVILESFGFFHWAAARLANLARGSGHRLYWYIQLLCFLMTLLFNNDGSILITTPILILLLKNLKLKPHQQIPYLLSGALTATASSAPIGVSNIVNLIALKIVHMTLYMHTAMMFVPATLGLLFMSWLMYMVVKNKLPKKLPTVSYDIEQIFFTKHFHPLKGNISVETKRKRTQFMLKVLLFVFVMRCLLFVASYFAIPIELVAVLGSLILLIWRWYYLRTNPIDILKKTPWHILIFAFSMYVIIYGLHNAGLTTMLVHLCEPIVNQGLFQASFIMGGLVSLLSNFFNNHPALMIGTITLTEMGLDPITLKTIYLANIIGSDMGSLLLPIGTLASLIWMHILKENKLKVKWKDYLSVSLIVIPLTTLVTLFLLFYWIQMVFA, encoded by the coding sequence ATGAATTTCGAAATTGGAATGACTATTTTTGTATTTATCATGACAATGTCGATCATCTTTTGGAGGCCAAAAGGAATTAATGAAGCTTGGCCAGCCTCAATCGGTGCGCTAATCATTTTATTGATGGGCGTGGTATCACGTGGAGACATTGTAGATATTATTAGTAAAATTGGTGGAGCTTCTATTACCATAATGGCAACCATTGTAATGGCTGTTATACTAGAGAGCTTCGGTTTCTTTCATTGGGCAGCCGCACGGCTTGCAAATTTAGCTAGGGGATCAGGACATCGTTTATATTGGTATATACAATTGCTCTGTTTTTTAATGACACTTTTATTTAACAACGATGGAAGCATATTAATTACAACCCCTATTTTAATTCTGCTCTTAAAAAACCTCAAACTAAAACCTCATCAACAAATTCCTTATCTTCTTAGTGGGGCATTAACAGCTACAGCTTCTAGTGCACCTATTGGAGTAAGTAACATTGTGAATTTAATTGCTTTAAAGATTGTCCATATGACTCTATATATGCACACAGCCATGATGTTTGTTCCAGCAACCCTAGGATTACTATTTATGTCCTGGCTTATGTATATGGTTGTCAAAAATAAACTTCCAAAAAAATTACCTACTGTTTCGTATGATATCGAACAAATCTTTTTCACAAAACATTTCCATCCTTTAAAAGGAAATATTTCTGTCGAAACAAAACGGAAACGTACCCAATTTATGTTGAAAGTCTTACTATTTGTATTCGTTATGCGTTGTTTACTCTTTGTTGCCTCTTATTTTGCAATTCCTATTGAACTAGTTGCTGTGCTGGGATCCCTCATTCTACTTATATGGAGATGGTATTATTTACGAACAAACCCTATAGACATTTTGAAAAAGACACCTTGGCATATCCTTATATTTGCCTTTTCAATGTATGTCATTATATACGGACTGCATAATGCTGGATTAACTACTATGCTCGTACACTTATGTGAGCCGATTGTGAACCAAGGATTATTTCAAGCAAGTTTTATTATGGGAGGACTTGTTTCCCTATTATCCAACTTCTTTAATAACCATCCAGCTTTAATGATTGGAACCATTACTTTAACAGAAATGGGCCTTGATCCGATTACATTAAAGACCATTTATCTTGCCAATATTATTGGAAGTGATATGGGATCATTATTATTGCCTATAGGAACCCTTGCCTCTCTTATTTGGATGCATATTCTAAAAGAAAATAAACTTAAAGTAAAATGGAAGGATTATTTAAGTGTATCACTGATTGTTATCCCCTTAACCACTCTTGTCACATTATTTCTATTATTCTATTGGATACAAATGGTCTTTGCATAA